The following DNA comes from Ailuropoda melanoleuca isolate Jingjing chromosome 19, ASM200744v2, whole genome shotgun sequence.
aaaaatgtttacagatcTGAGTTCACTTCagagctaaaaataattttcaattctGAAGAAACACTGTCTCTGTAACACTTTGCTCCTTATCAGCCTTAACTTCCAGCTTTCGTATTCATTTCTTGTTGTTTTCCCCTTACCCCATCTTTTGTCCTCACCATATTTTCAAATACACCCATATTCACTtaaaaaactttgatttttttttttttttacatacaaaGAGTTATCGTGCTAAGCATTGTGGAGAACAtagatgtataaaaattcctGATTATTAGTCTTCAATGAAGAGATGGTGTCATGTTTACAAAGAACTACaataaaaaacagtaagaaattgttttaaaggaATCACCAGGGGACACTGACCCGATAAGCCCAGACTGCAATCTGAGCAATGGTTTCAGAAGCTCTATGGTTGGTTCTAACACGGATCTCTGGTAGAAAGTGATGGGGAGGGTCTGTAGGGAAGAGGTTTCTAAACTCCTCTTTGAAGAGTAAGTACAATACAGGTAAACAGAGGATCTTGAATGCTGAGTTAATACCTGTGGAATCAAAGCTAAGCACTTTGGTTATTAAAGGTTTCAGAAAAGTGGAGTAGTATCAAGAAAGTTTTaggacagaggaagagattaGAAACCTTTACAAGAATTCAAATTTGGTGTGAAAAAGACCCAAACTAGAGGCTACTTTTGTAGAGAAAAACCTTCATCTGAAGTTACAAGTACTCAGTGGTTAGGAACCCCACTCCCTGCATGTATATCCTtgtctaataattaaaatataacaggAGGTCAAGATGCTCTAGACAAGGCAGACTAATTCAGCTGTTTTTCAAAACTCACGTTGATTTAACAGTTCCTGCACCcctccaaatttcttcttgaagAGGACAGCTATCCCAGCACCCATTCGACAATCCTCACTGATACAGTGGGCTAAAGAGTCTGTTTTGGGGCATGCAAAAAGGTCTCCTTTCACATAAGTGATCTAAAatgtgaaaagggaaagaaaaggttttatttgataCAGAAAAACACTAAgctgtttctttcatttccctttaCTGAGTCCCCCACAACTGCCCCTCCTTGATTTAAAACCCGATTTGCAGAACTTAAGGAACAAATTAAAGTATGTGTAAAAGGAAAGTGATGAATGGTTTCTGCCTAGGACTGTATCAGCCTTTCTGAAGTAAATCAGctggaggcgggggggggggagacaattcaattattgctttaattaaaaagtgTTTATGCTTTTGACCTCAATTATTCTGAATTTCAGTTCACCAATAAGTTAATAGTTGTTACGCACTCTGCTTCCTTCTGAATCTTCATTAGGGCTGCCGGCCATGATACTGAGTCGCTATTTCCAGAACTTAAGTGTTTCTTCAGCTATAagggaaaaggaagtaaaaacGCTTAGGCGGCCTGCATATATTATATTCAAACTGCCCTGACCACCCACTTAGCTATTTCTTCCCCCACCATTTATCGCTGAACGTGAGCTCGTTCAGCCTCTACAAATTAATACAAACTCTTCTGGGGCAAGGATGATGAAGACTGGCTAGGTCCAGAGGCGGCCGGCCCCCGCTCGCACTTCGCGCTTTCCTGGAGCGCCCCGCTCGGCCAGGGGAAGAAAAGGCGGTCCCTACGAGGCACCTCCTTCTTTCTCCGCGCCCGAGCAAGGCGGATTGAGGACAGTCTCCTCCTCCCGGCCTGGCCAAAAGTATTTCCCCAGTGGGTTTGGCCcacaagaaagagggagggactTAGCCACAGTCCCGCCGAGCCGCAACCGAGGAGGGTCCGGACCAGGGGAGTGTACTGCCGAGCCgcaaaaggggagagagaaggcggCCTCTCCAGGAAGGCTCACCCCCAGCTACTCTTGGGGGGACAGGGGAACGAGTCTAGAGAGGACTCCCATTCTGTCTCCTACCCTAGGGCGGGTCagcaagggcgcacggcctgtcCTGGGGTCCCGTGGGAAGATGCGGGAAGGCTCGCTGAAAGCCTCAACGTACCGGGGTTACCCTTCACCTGGAAAGGAGTCGGCCGTTGCGAGGTCCCGCCCCGCGGGGAAGGGCTCCGGATCCGGCCCTGGTAGGTGGGAAGCAGCGGACGAACCTAGACGCGGAGCCAATCCCGCCACAGCCCTTAATTGCACGCACCTAAAATGGCCGCCCACCACCCGGGAGCGGGGCGGAAACAAGCCCCTCTAGCTAGCCAGCCGAACTCCCACTCTTTGGTAATGGCCGCCGAACTTCCGGCGGTAAAATCCGTGGAATGTCCCGCCGCTGTCCGGGCATGCGTAACGAGACAGCCCACCGCCAGTGGGGAAGAACGGCGCTTGCGCATTAGCCCCAGGGGTGTGTCTCCAGCGACCGAAGAAAAGGAGGTGGGCAGTTGGCAAAGGAGATAGTTAGCGCCTGCGTAGTACTATGGTTAGGGCGGTGTTTGAGTTCAAGGATCTGGCGCGTCTAGAAGGCGCCTGCGTATTCCCTCAGCCAGAGATGGTGTCAAATCAGAGAAGTGGGCGTGGCTTCAGGGCACGCCTGCGCAACGCTCCTTCAACTGGGGGTGGGGCGAGCCCGATGCTGGGGTTAGGGGGCGTGGTCTCAGGGGCGCCTGCGCGGAGGCGGTTGGAGGGAGGCCCGATTCCCCTTTGTTCGGGTTCGCCATTTTGCGAGGCTGCGGTagtggcggcggcagcggcggctgGAGCCTCTGATTGGGTTTCGGGGTCCGGTACTGGAGCCAATCAGCGCGGGCAGCGAACCGGGGGAGCGAGGCACGGTGAGTGTGAGGAGCCAATATCCAGCGGCCCAGAGCCGGCCCCAGCGCCCCGATTGGCGGGTCTCGCTGACCACTCAGGAAAGGCCCAGGCGCCCGTCGAGCCCCGGGAGTCTAGCTAAGCCTAGCCGAGCGGGACGGCCGGCGGCCCCGGCTCGGGGCCTGTGCGTGCCCCGGGCCATTCCCGGCCGGGGCCTGCAGGGGGCCGCCCCGCGCGAGAATGGCGCCCTCGGGAGCGAGCACCTCGGGGTCCAGTCTCTTGCAGGGTGCCTGTGCCAGTTGGGGATGCGTCCTCGTTCTCCCGATCCTTAGGCCCAGTTTGTCAGGCCCCAGGCTCGGGGTTGGTGGCCTGCCTGCCACGAATGCCCCTACACTCAGGTCCACGCACGCCCGAGGCTCTGGCGGTCTTCTCCAGATTTTTCCGGCCTCAAACTGAAGCCCGCCCTTGCATTCTCTGTGCTCCGGCCCTCGGGACGGGAAATCTCCCGCGGAGCCCGCGATCCCCAGTCCTCCGAGAGCCGGGTCTGCTTGTCTGCAGCCCCCCTGGGTCGCAAGTGAGGCCTGGGGAAGGTATGCGCCGCGGCCACAGGGCCCCGAGCGCGGCGGGGAGAGGGAGGCGGCCCACCCTCGCCTCGGCTCTTTGCGGGCCCGCCCCCGCCGTCTCCCGGGT
Coding sequences within:
- the OARD1 gene encoding ADP-ribose glycohydrolase OARD1 isoform X2, giving the protein MAGSPNEDSEGSRITYVKGDLFACPKTDSLAHCISEDCRMGAGIAVLFKKKFGGVQELLNQRINSAFKILCLPVLYLLFKEEFRNLFPTDPPHHFLPEIRVRTNHRASETIAQIAVWAYRKRNLEKWLF